The following are encoded together in the Candidatus Methylomirabilis oxygeniifera genome:
- a CDS encoding protein of unknown function (Evidence 5 : No homology to any previously reported sequences), protein MTRPRTNNPDWRGDLSHIAMDRTARIVAMVTDRWRWAVGAAVGLLVLSIVIAGYFFWSGRKETESAALLRKAVGQLDVILRSGSDDAKQTEGLRLLHDVVHRYPGTAAAAEATLRLGTYYYTVGKYNEARTAYTTYLEKNPRGLIAFSAGLGVGDTYLAERNNDKAVETYSRLIEQFAQEPLLPEAQLHLARAYRGMGRLKDAGALYEQIVATHPNTGWAQRAQAESYRSGRISR, encoded by the coding sequence ATGACGCGGCCTCGCACGAATAATCCCGATTGGCGCGGCGATTTAAGCCACATCGCGATGGATAGGACGGCACGAATCGTAGCCATGGTCACCGACCGATGGAGGTGGGCTGTTGGGGCGGCCGTTGGCCTGTTGGTCCTCTCTATCGTGATTGCGGGGTATTTCTTTTGGAGCGGTCGGAAGGAAACGGAATCTGCGGCTCTCTTGCGCAAGGCAGTGGGCCAGCTCGACGTGATTTTGCGAAGCGGCTCTGATGACGCGAAACAGACAGAAGGTCTTCGACTCCTACACGACGTCGTCCATCGCTACCCCGGAACCGCAGCCGCTGCGGAGGCCACGCTTCGTCTCGGTACCTATTACTACACCGTCGGTAAGTACAACGAGGCTCGAACTGCGTACACCACGTATCTCGAAAAAAATCCGAGAGGTCTGATAGCCTTCTCGGCTGGCCTCGGAGTCGGGGATACATACCTGGCAGAGCGCAACAATGACAAAGCGGTTGAGACGTACTCTCGGCTGATCGAGCAATTTGCTCAGGAACCCTTACTTCCAGAGGCGCAGTTGCATCTCGCGAGAGCCTACCGTGGCATGGGTCGACTGAAAGACGCCGGCGCGCTGTACGAACAGATCGTCGCGACCCATCCCAACACCGGCTGGGCCCAGCGAGCGCAGGCGGAATCGTATAGGTCTGGCCGGATCTCCCGATAA
- the apt gene encoding adenine phosphoribosyltransferase (Evidence 2a : Function of homologous gene experimentally demonstrated in an other organism; Product type e : enzyme) produces MPIELLKQKIRDIPDFPKKGIVFKDITPLLADGKAFRTAIDQMAERFHDRHIDLVVGVEARGFIVAAALAYRLHAGTTLIRKPGKLPYKTHRTTYALEYGADTLEIHQDAILPNQRILMADDLLATGGTMTAAIDLITRLGGQVVGVAFLVELLALQGRERFGDRDVFSLIQF; encoded by the coding sequence ATGCCCATCGAACTGCTGAAACAGAAAATCCGAGACATCCCGGATTTCCCAAAAAAGGGAATCGTTTTTAAGGATATTACGCCGTTACTCGCAGACGGTAAGGCTTTCCGTACAGCGATTGATCAGATGGCGGAGCGATTTCATGATCGACATATCGATCTGGTGGTTGGTGTGGAGGCGAGGGGCTTCATCGTCGCTGCCGCCTTGGCGTATAGACTTCATGCTGGCACGACGTTGATCCGAAAGCCGGGTAAGCTGCCGTATAAGACGCACCGTACCACCTATGCTTTGGAATATGGCGCCGATACGCTGGAGATCCACCAGGATGCTATTCTGCCCAATCAGCGAATTCTGATGGCGGACGATCTGCTTGCCACCGGGGGGACGATGACTGCCGCGATCGATCTTATTACGCGCCTCGGCGGCCAGGTCGTCGGAGTAGCCTTCTTGGTTGAACTGTTGGCTCTGCAAGGGAGAGAGAGGTTCGGAGACCGGGACGTCTTCTCCTTGATCCAGTTCTGA
- a CDS encoding protein of unknown function (Evidence 5 : No homology to any previously reported sequences) yields MVQIQSPRPFRFLPSHAFSLQQSGISSIVVRVLLYLRLTVDGDLVRNTNAHRTAETENPRHPGFPKKGNRF; encoded by the coding sequence TTGGTTCAAATCCAATCGCCCCGACCATTTCGTTTTCTTCCCAGCCACGCGTTCAGCCTTCAGCAGTCAGGTATCAGCTCCATTGTGGTACGCGTTCTGCTTTATCTGAGGCTGACTGTTGATGGCGATCTTGTGAGGAACACTAATGCCCATCGAACTGCTGAAACAGAAAATCCGAGACATCCCGGATTTCCCAAAAAAGGGAATCGTTTTTAA
- the pcm gene encoding Protein-L-isoaspartate O-methyltransferase (Protein-beta-aspartate methyltransferase) (PIMT) (Protein L-isoaspartyl methyltransferase) (L-isoaspartyl protein carboxyl methyltransferase) (Evidence 2a : Function of homologous gene experimentally demonstrated in an other organism; PubMedId : 1860862; Product type e : enzyme), which yields MDYAVARQRMVAEQLVRRGITHPGILHAMAKVHRHLFVEEAFWGRAYGDYSLPIGEKQTISQPFMVALMTELLELQKDQRVLEIGTGSGYQTAILAELGVKVYSIERNRRLASRARYRLESLGYHHTWIRVGDGSIGWKDKAPFDAIIVSAGAPSIPQCLTEQLADGGRLVLPVGQPWNQALKKGTKRGTTVCWEELGNCNFVKLIGEQGWDE from the coding sequence ATGGATTACGCGGTTGCCCGGCAGCGGATGGTGGCCGAGCAGCTCGTGAGACGCGGGATTACGCACCCGGGCATCCTGCACGCAATGGCCAAGGTCCACCGGCATCTGTTTGTGGAAGAGGCCTTCTGGGGGCGCGCTTACGGCGATTATTCGCTGCCGATTGGCGAGAAGCAAACGATTTCGCAACCGTTTATGGTAGCGCTAATGACAGAGTTGCTCGAGTTGCAGAAAGATCAGCGGGTCCTGGAGATCGGGACCGGGTCAGGTTATCAGACGGCCATTCTGGCGGAATTAGGCGTGAAGGTATACTCGATCGAGCGAAATCGGAGGCTTGCGTCACGCGCCCGATACCGTCTTGAGTCGCTCGGATACCACCACACGTGGATTCGGGTAGGGGATGGGTCCATCGGCTGGAAGGACAAGGCGCCCTTTGATGCGATCATCGTGAGCGCAGGCGCTCCAAGCATCCCACAGTGCCTTACTGAACAGCTTGCCGACGGCGGACGCCTGGTGCTGCCGGTCGGTCAGCCATGGAATCAAGCTCTCAAGAAGGGTACGAAAAGAGGGACGACCGTCTGCTGGGAGGAGCTCGGGAACTGTAACTTCGTGAAGTTGATCGGCGAGCAAGGATGGGACGAATGA
- the surE gene encoding 5'-nucleotidase surE (Nucleoside 5'-monophosphate phosphohydrolase)(survival protein, protein damage control) (Evidence 2b : Function of strongly homologous gene; Product type e : enzyme): MNILISNDDGIHARGLRVLADALSTLGEVWVVAPDRERSASGHSLTLNRPLRVTKVAPTWFTVDGTPTDCVALALMGMINRKFDLVASGINIGGNMGDDVTYSGTVSAAFEATLLGLPAFALSVVARRRVNFTAAGLAAVMVAKLITKNGLPANTMLNVNVPNCRPSAIKGVAITQQGRRRYDDIIVRKVDPRGKAYYWIGGKEPTWEPSEDSDYAAVTAGSISITPLHLDLTNSSAVKKLRRWKFLWDDLSLTVGRRRVTA; encoded by the coding sequence ATGAATATTCTGATTTCTAATGATGACGGTATTCATGCGCGAGGACTTCGGGTGCTTGCGGATGCGCTCTCCACACTCGGCGAGGTGTGGGTCGTGGCGCCTGATCGTGAGCGTAGTGCGTCCGGACATTCTCTCACGTTAAACAGGCCGTTGCGCGTCACCAAGGTGGCGCCGACGTGGTTCACAGTTGACGGCACGCCGACCGATTGCGTTGCGCTGGCGCTTATGGGTATGATCAACCGGAAGTTTGATCTGGTCGCTTCAGGGATCAATATCGGCGGGAATATGGGTGATGATGTGACCTACTCCGGGACGGTGTCAGCCGCTTTTGAAGCTACGCTGCTTGGGCTTCCGGCATTTGCGCTGTCCGTCGTCGCGCGTCGGCGGGTGAATTTCACCGCAGCAGGGCTGGCCGCGGTGATGGTGGCGAAGCTGATCACAAAAAACGGCCTGCCGGCTAATACCATGCTGAACGTCAATGTCCCAAATTGTCGCCCTTCAGCAATTAAAGGAGTGGCGATCACACAACAGGGAAGGCGACGCTATGATGACATTATCGTGAGAAAGGTCGATCCGCGAGGAAAGGCCTATTACTGGATCGGCGGGAAGGAACCCACATGGGAACCGTCGGAAGACAGCGATTATGCCGCGGTGACGGCAGGATCGATCTCGATTACACCGCTTCATCTCGATCTGACTAACTCGAGCGCCGTGAAGAAGCTCAGGAGATGGAAATTTTTGTGGGATGACCTATCGTTGACGGTAGGGCGGCGGCGCGTCACCGCGTGA
- a CDS encoding Uncharacterized HTH-type transcriptional regulator in himA 3'region (Fragment) (modular protein), with protein sequence MRLVRTKPRSQQRLLPGLDGGPAIPEKLYFKIGEVAELAEVQPYILRYWETQFATLRPTKSPSGQRLYRRNDVLAVLRIKELLYQRRFTIAGARRHLAAEQEPFPPTALDSIRLVKEELKQISSLLRRNSP encoded by the coding sequence ATGAGGTTGGTTAGAACGAAACCTCGATCGCAACAAAGGCTTCTCCCTGGTCTTGACGGCGGTCCTGCAATCCCCGAAAAGCTCTACTTTAAGATTGGAGAGGTTGCGGAACTGGCCGAAGTCCAACCCTACATCCTTCGCTACTGGGAGACACAGTTTGCGACGCTTCGGCCGACCAAGAGTCCAAGCGGGCAGCGTCTCTATCGACGCAACGATGTCCTGGCTGTGCTTCGCATCAAGGAGCTGCTCTACCAGAGGCGATTCACCATTGCGGGCGCCAGACGCCATCTGGCCGCGGAGCAGGAGCCGTTCCCGCCGACCGCGCTGGATTCTATCCGACTGGTGAAGGAAGAACTGAAGCAGATCTCGTCGTTATTACGCAGGAATTCCCCCTGA
- the hup gene encoding DNA-binding protein HU (DNA-binding protein II) (HB): MTKADIASIVAERGLAKKQAMEAVEATLDIVKNALKKGEKIQLVGFGSFQVKAKRARKGRNPQTGDPITISARKVLKFKPGKALHLAVNNFGG, translated from the coding sequence ATGACCAAGGCTGACATAGCTTCGATCGTTGCTGAAAGAGGTCTCGCCAAGAAACAGGCGATGGAAGCAGTGGAGGCGACCCTCGACATTGTGAAGAACGCTCTGAAGAAAGGGGAGAAGATCCAGCTTGTCGGCTTCGGCTCTTTCCAGGTCAAAGCCAAGCGGGCGAGAAAAGGGCGAAACCCACAGACCGGCGACCCCATTACGATCTCAGCTCGCAAGGTGTTGAAATTCAAGCCGGGTAAAGCTCTACACCTGGCTGTGAATAATTTCGGCGGGTAG